The Candidatus Cloacimonadota bacterium region AGTCGGCAGTCTTCAGTCCGCAGTCTGTGCTTGCCTGAATAAGGTTGACTTTTTTTTGTTACTTTTCCTCTGCGTTTCTGCGACTCTGCGTTTAAACAAATCAAGAAGTCAGCAGTCTTGTAAGCAGCAACTAGCAATCGTCAAATTTTCGCAAAAGTAAATCGTCAAATTTTCGCAAAAGTAAATCACCACTTTAGAGAAAAATATTAAGTTAGGATTTCGAAATATTAATAGAAATCTTAAAAAATATGAATAACAAAAAACAAAAATTTTATATGTGGTACGAAGTACAAGAATTAACAAAAGAGGGTTTAAACAAGAGTCAGATACGCATTGAAACCGGATTGGACAGGTCCACAATTCGGAAGTATCAAAAAATGACAGAAGAAGAATTTCATAATTGGATACAAGATGTAAGGAATTTACCAAAGAAGTTATCGGGTTATCGAATTTTTGTAAAGGATTTATTGACACAAAAGCCCTACCTGTCGGCAGCCCAAATAGAAGACAGGCTAAAAGAGAACTACCGTGATTTGCCAAAAACACACAGTAAAACTATTTATAATTTTGTATTGGGAATAAGAAAACAATACGATATACCCAAGCCAGCAAAAACATCAGAAAGGCAATTTGCGAAACTGCCCGAGCCTGATTTTGGCAAAGAGGCACAAGTAGATTTTGGAGAAACCTGGCTGCAGACCAAACAAGGCGGCAGGAAGAAAGTTTACTTTTTAACAATGGTGCTTTCCAGATCGCGGTACAAGTTTGTTAAATTTGACGACAAACCATTTACGGCAAAAACATCATCCGAAGCCCACCACCTGGCATTTGCATATTTTCAGGGTGTCCCCAAAGAAATAATTTACGACCAGGATAGCGTGTTTATGCATGATGAAAACTTAGGCGATTATCTGTTGACCAAAGATTTTTCCAGCTTTTGTAAGACACAGGATTTTAAAGCGGTATTTTGCAGAAAAGCCGACCCACAAAGTAAAGGCAAGGTTGAGAGTGTTGTCAAATATGTAAAACAAAATTTTTTGCGAGGCAGAATTTTTATCAACATAGATTTACTCAATGAACAATCCCTTGCCTGGTTAAAAAGAACCGGCAATGCCAAAGTTCATTCAGTTACAAAATTAGTACCCGCTGAGCAATGGGAAGAAGAAAAAAACCATTTGTTACCGGTAAAATCAAAGGTTGAAAACAAAAAATTAAAATCCTATAAAGTAAGAAAAGACAACACAGTTTGTTTCAAAAGTAATTTCTACAGTTTACCACTTGGTACATATAAAGACAAGGAGAGCAATGTGATTTTAGAAATATTGGAAGAAGATTTAAAAATCCACACATCACAAAAAGAGCTGATATGCACACATAAATTATGTAACGAAAAAGGCCAAACTATCAGAAATACCGATCACGGCAGAGAGAAGTCAAAGACACTGGAAACGTATCAAAAACAGGTTTTAGAAATCTTTGACAATGCAGAAATTGCGAAAGAATATTTTGAAAAATTGCACAAAAACAAAAGCCGGTATTATCGCGACAATTTGCAATATATCATCAAAAACCACAAAACTTATTCAGATGAAAATAAAAAAGAAAGCATTTTATTCTGTATTGAAAATACGATATTCAACGCAAAAAATCTGATTGATATTCTTGATAAAAAACAGGCAGAAAGTCAAAAAGAAAAACAGGGATTGCCCGAAATTAAGAAGTTAGAAAAT contains the following coding sequences:
- the istA gene encoding IS21 family transposase, whose product is MNNKKQKFYMWYEVQELTKEGLNKSQIRIETGLDRSTIRKYQKMTEEEFHNWIQDVRNLPKKLSGYRIFVKDLLTQKPYLSAAQIEDRLKENYRDLPKTHSKTIYNFVLGIRKQYDIPKPAKTSERQFAKLPEPDFGKEAQVDFGETWLQTKQGGRKKVYFLTMVLSRSRYKFVKFDDKPFTAKTSSEAHHLAFAYFQGVPKEIIYDQDSVFMHDENLGDYLLTKDFSSFCKTQDFKAVFCRKADPQSKGKVESVVKYVKQNFLRGRIFINIDLLNEQSLAWLKRTGNAKVHSVTKLVPAEQWEEEKNHLLPVKSKVENKKLKSYKVRKDNTVCFKSNFYSLPLGTYKDKESNVILEILEEDLKIHTSQKELICTHKLCNEKGQTIRNTDHGREKSKTLETYQKQVLEIFDNAEIAKEYFEKLHKNKSRYYRDNLQYIIKNHKTYSDENKKESILFCIENTIFNAKNLIDILDKKQAESQKEKQGLPEIKKLENRVKYTEESKYNNVETSNIKQYEKILS